In Kangiella profundi, one DNA window encodes the following:
- the purB gene encoding adenylosuccinate lyase yields the protein MQLSALTAISPVDGRYGSKVTDLRSIFSEFGLLKYRVTVEVRWLQALAQADAIKEVPAFSDEANQLLNTIVEHFAESDAEKIKEIERTTNHDVKAVEYFLKEKIRHSDELDNVSEFIHFACTSEDINNLSYALMLKEGTEALAKYQQEICQSIRSLADQFAEIPMMSRTHGQPASPSTMGKEMANVVYRLERQLKQIQSQEILGKINGAVGNYNAHLSAYPEFDWQSFAQEFVTSLGLTWNPYTTQIEPHDYMAELFDAIARFNTVVIDFDRDVWGYIALGHFKQKTVAGEIGSSTMPHKVNPIDFENSEGNLGIANALFDHLAMKLPISRWQRDLSDSTVQRVLGVGYAHSVIAYQATLKGISKLEVNEKSLLDELNANWELLAEPIQTVMRRYAIPNPYEKLKELTRGKRVTREDMQAFIDSLELPEDEKQRLKQLTPATYIGNAISQAKNI from the coding sequence ATGCAACTTTCAGCACTAACCGCAATTTCACCTGTCGATGGCCGCTACGGCTCAAAAGTCACTGATTTACGAAGTATTTTTAGTGAATTTGGTCTACTCAAATACCGTGTAACGGTTGAAGTCCGCTGGCTACAGGCTCTAGCTCAGGCAGATGCCATTAAAGAAGTTCCAGCGTTTTCTGATGAAGCCAACCAGCTGTTGAACACTATAGTTGAACATTTTGCAGAAAGTGATGCAGAAAAAATTAAGGAAATTGAGCGTACCACTAACCATGACGTAAAAGCTGTTGAGTATTTCCTCAAAGAAAAAATTCGCCATAGTGATGAATTGGATAACGTCAGTGAGTTTATTCACTTCGCTTGTACCTCTGAAGACATCAATAACCTGTCATATGCCTTAATGCTGAAAGAAGGTACTGAAGCGCTGGCTAAATACCAGCAGGAGATTTGCCAATCTATTAGAAGCCTGGCGGATCAGTTTGCAGAAATTCCAATGATGTCACGTACTCATGGTCAGCCAGCCTCTCCTTCTACCATGGGCAAGGAAATGGCTAATGTGGTCTATCGTCTTGAGCGTCAGCTAAAGCAGATTCAAAGTCAGGAAATCTTAGGCAAAATTAATGGTGCTGTCGGTAACTACAATGCCCACCTTTCGGCTTACCCAGAGTTTGACTGGCAGTCATTCGCGCAAGAATTCGTGACTTCTCTAGGTTTAACTTGGAATCCCTACACAACTCAGATCGAGCCACACGATTATATGGCCGAACTGTTCGATGCCATTGCTCGTTTCAATACAGTTGTGATCGATTTTGACCGTGACGTCTGGGGTTACATTGCATTAGGCCACTTCAAGCAAAAAACTGTTGCTGGAGAAATTGGCTCATCAACCATGCCGCATAAAGTAAACCCGATTGACTTTGAAAACTCAGAAGGCAACTTGGGTATTGCTAATGCATTATTTGATCACCTTGCGATGAAACTACCGATTTCACGTTGGCAGCGCGACCTGTCTGACTCAACTGTACAGCGTGTTCTAGGCGTTGGTTATGCGCATAGTGTTATCGCCTATCAAGCAACTCTAAAAGGTATTTCGAAGCTTGAGGTTAACGAGAAATCATTGCTGGACGAACTAAACGCTAACTGGGAGTTGCTGGCTGAGCCAATTCAGACTGTCATGCGTCGATATGCAATCCCTAATCCTTATGAAAAGCTAAAAGAGCTTACTCGTGGTAAGCGAGTGACTCGCGAAGATATGCAGGCTTTTATCGACTCACTCGAGTTACCAGAAGATGAAAAGCAACGTCTGAAGCAACTGACGCCGGCAACTTATATTGGTAATGCTATCAGCCAGGCGAAAAACATCTAA